Proteins from a genomic interval of Aspergillus flavus chromosome 7, complete sequence:
- a CDS encoding putative short-chain dehydrogenase/reductase family protein (unnamed protein product) — MKVAQYEHKSLPIAYISRARSTTTKMGIFDYDFLYSQLFIRPAYPTTSFTNQTIIITGSNVGLGLEAARHFTRLGAAKVILAVRNRSAGEEARQSIERSTGTTGICEVWDLDLASHESVLAFAKKVAELPRLDVFIANASIATGTFQLAEGHERTITVNVINTILLELLVLPTLRKSARLHPGTKPRLTTVVSEVHAWAKFAERSAENVFKALDDKEQANMPERYELSKLLQVLLLREMVAQGAGDSVIINMVNPGFCHSRLGREMGLAFALLQMVLARSTEVGSRTLVAGAASGEESHGAYMTNGKVDNGALSTFVRSEEGKKTQMKLWAELVEILEAIEPGCTRVV, encoded by the exons ATGAAAGTGGCACAATATGAACATAAATCTCTACCTATAGCCTATATATCCCGC GCTCGctcaaccacaaccaaaaTGGGTATCTTCGACTACGACTTCCTCTACTCCCAACTCTTCATCAGACCCGCCTACCCGACAACATCATTCACCAACCAAACAATCATAATCACCGGCTCCAACGTCGGCCTCGGCCTAGAAGCAGCCAGACACTTCACGCGTCTCGGTGCAGCGAAAGTCATCCTCGCCGTCCGCAACCGCTCCGCCGGCGAAGAAGCCCGGCAATCCATCGAGAGATCCACCGGGACCACCGGCATCTGCGAAGTATGGGATCTAGACCTGGCATCCCACGAATCGGTGCTCGCATTCGCAAAGAAAGTAGCCGAGCTCCCACGTCTGGATGTATTCATCGCCAATGCCTCGATAGCAACCGGTACCTTTCAACTGGCAGAGGGCCATGAGCGGACTATAACAGTGAATGTGATTAATACCATTCTATTGGAATTGTTGGTGTTGCCGACGTTGCGGAAGAGTGCCAGGTTACATCCTGGTACGAAGCCTCGGTTGACGACGGTTGTTAGTGAGGTGCATGCCTGGGCTAAGTTTGCGGAGCGGAGTGCCGAGAATGTGTTTAAGGCTTTGGATGATAAAGAGCAGGCGAACATGCCGGAGAGGTATGAGTTGTCGAAGCTGTTGCAGGTACTCTTGTTGCGCGAGATGGTGGCGCAGGGAGCTGGGGACTCGGTGATTATAAATATGGTGAATCCGGGGTTTTGTCATTCGCGACTAGGTCGGGAGATGGGACTAGCGTTTGCGCTCTTGCAGATGGTGCTTGCTAGGTCGACGGAGGTGGGGAGTAGGACGCTTGTGGCTGGGGCTGCGAGTGGCGAGGAGAGTCATGGAGCGTATATGACGAATGGGAAGGTGGATAATGGTGCCTTGTCTACGTTTGTTCGTagtgaggaggggaagaagacacAGATGAAGCTGTGGGCGGAGCTCGTGGAGATCTTGGAAGCTATTGAGCCGGGTTGTACGCGGGTTGTGTAA
- a CDS encoding putative short chain-type dehydrogenase codes for MATYIVTGSARGLGLAMVKELASREPTDVSLVIAATRKSSTALDEIVARDSGRVVFIPLDVSNEASISSCVEKTGSVVGQKGVDVLINCAGVHSWLEGKTANMSDLDYQLSVNVVGTHNVTRAFLPLLKIGKSKKVANISTVYASMAQAEMSSFANCPAYKISKAALNALTVQYAMSYKDEGFIFLAVSPGWLKTDMGGDDAHLTAEEGAQAVLNVVDKAESDSNGCFKNIYAPGWDMYDGKNIPW; via the exons ATGGCGACCTACATCGTGACAGGAAGCGCCCGCGGACTGGGACTGGCAATGGTCAAAGAACTGGCATCTCGGGAACCCACGGATGTCAGTCTTGTCATCGCTGCTACTCGGAAGTCCAGCACCGCGTTAGATGAGATCGTCGCACGGGACTCTGGTCGTGTTGTTTTCATCCCGCTAGATGTGTCTAATGAGGCCAGTATCTCGAGTTGTGTTGAAAAGACTGGATCAGTCGTGGGCCAGAAAGGCGTTGACGTTCTGATTAACTGCGCTGGTGTTCATTCCTGGTTGGAAGGGAAAACTGCGAATAT GTCCGATCTTGATTACCAACTTTCCGTGAACGTGGTTGGAACACATAATGTGACGCGCGCTTTTCTACCCCTTTTGAAAATAGGAAAGTCGAAGAAGGTTGCTAATAT CTCGACGGTTTATGCTTCAATGGCGCAAGCGGAGATGTCTAGCTTTGCCAACTGCCCAGCCTACAAGATTAGCAAAGCTGCTCTCAACGCACTTACTGTTCAATATGCGATGTCCTATAAGGATGAGGGATTTATCTTCCTGGCTGTTAGTCCCGGG TGGCTGAAAACTGATATGGGTGGTGATGATGCTCACCTCACCGCGGAAGAGGGGGCACAGGCAGTTCTGAATGTCGTCGACAAAGCGGAGAGTGACTCAAACGGGTGttttaagaatatttatgCCCCTGGCTGGGACATGtatgatggaaagaatattCCCTGGTAG